AGGCACCAAGAAGGTGATgcagcctcctcccacccctccccacagtTTGTCAAACTGGCCCCTAGGCTGGGGCCAGGTGCAGCAGGGCTGGCTTCAGTATCCTTGGGGGACGTGAGCCCTGCTCTCCAGGTCGGCAGGGGCTTCTGGAGAGTCAATCGTCTGGTAGGCACTGTGATCCTGTGAAGGTCCGAGGAAAGCTAGGGGGCGGGGGAGATGGGGGGAAAGAAAAACTGAAGGGTGAGGACTTAGGACATTCCACAAGGCCAAACCAACATCCCCCTACCCCTTGACCAGAAAGGCCAGAGCTGGGCATCCCAGCACCCAGGAGTGACAGTGGCAGCAGCCCCAGGCATCAAGCCTTTagcatatattatttattcaatCCTCCTGTAACCCTACAGAGGTTTTttattgtccccactttacagatgaggaaactgagggtcacagAGATGAACTGACTCGCCTGAGATTATAAAGCTTGAAGCAGAGGACACCAGGGTTCAGACCTAAGCAGCACGACCCCAAGGACAGGGCTCGTAGCCATTATGCCTCAGTGGTTCTCTGAGCAGCACATGCTCAGGAATCTGGCCAAGGGACGCCCAGCCCTGGGCCCACAGGCTCCTCTCCGGCTCCTCTCCCGGACAGAGCGGATACAGCGTGACTGTTTCCAGAAGGCCCCAGAGCTGGCACAGATGCAGAGCCCAGAGGGTGCAAGGTAGGCGGTAGGGCTCTCAGTGCCACACCCCTCACTCCCATCTGCACTCTGCACAACTGTCCTGAGCTCCTGAACGGGCCCCAAgggccctgggcctcagtttcttcatctgtctaaTGGAGGAACGTCACTGGCTCCTCCCCGCCCCCGGGCAGGCCTGGGCAGTGCTGAGGTTGCCCAGGGTGGGCAGCCTCGGGCCATTCCGGCCCTTAGCCCAGCAGCTCTCCCAGCGGGTCACGGGCCACTCTGGACCTCTCTTCTCAGAAGTGAAAGGTGGAAGACCACACCTCTCTCCACTtctctcagagagagagaaaggaggtgagAATGTGCATCagagagggcaggggaagggccACCACGAGAAGGGGTACAGCTCAGAGAGGCCGTGGGAGCGGGCAGCAGGTCTGGGCTAAGGGAAAGCACCTGCAGTTCAGGGCTGGCTTTGGCCGGGGCCCCCACGGCCTAGGCCACAGCACCACCCCTCCCTTGGCCACCCAGACCCCGTATGTGGCAGGAGACGGGGGTTCCAGCAATGGGGCTGGAGGGAGCTGAGAGGGGAAGCTGGCCCTGCAGGTGCCTACAAGCCTCGGGCCACAGACTGCCCAGAACCGCCTGGGGCACTGGATCACGCCCAAAGCTGCACCCATGTCTGAGCTGACAGGGGAACCTAGCACTGTAGCCTGGTGCCAGGGAAAGGTCATAACAGGTGGGGGCGGCCGGGGGCCCCGAAACTTGCACACGGTCCAGCCTGGCTCCCAGAGCCCACGCCAAGCCCCGCCCTGCACCTCGAGCCCTTCTCTCAGGGGGCAAGGTTGGCTCCctggggccgggggctggggggcgggcaAGGTGGAGaccagggagaggtggggagatggCAGCGTGCCAGCACCTGGGCCAGCGAGAGGGGAGTCGGGGAGCTGGCGGGAGGCGCTGGCCTCACCAGTGTGGAGGAGGTGCTCACCCCTGCGCTCCCGGTGCATTTGGTAGACGAAGCAGCAGGAGACCGGCTTGAGGAGCGCGCTGACGATGGCCATGCCAGCGCTGAAGCGCTCTGTGTCCAAGAGGCTGGTCCTTGGGTAGAAGATGCTGATGTGGATGATGTCCAGGAAGATGGTGACCACCAAGCCACCCAGAAACTGCAAGACAGGCCGGGCGCAGGGCCCAGGGGCGACCACGTGTCATCCGGGTTTACGAGCCCGCTGCCCCCCTGTCCCACCCCCTCACTCTCCCACCATATACACCAGGCCGGAAGCTCCACTTGTGCCCTACTGTGTCCTTGGGGTTTGCTGGA
This sequence is a window from Globicephala melas chromosome 1, mGloMel1.2, whole genome shotgun sequence. Protein-coding genes within it:
- the AGTRAP gene encoding type-1 angiotensin II receptor-associated protein; the protein is MELPAVNLKAILLVHWLLAIWGCIVFPGAYAWSNFTILALGVWAVAQRDSIDAISMFLGGLVVTIFLDIIHISIFYPRTSLLDTERFSAGMAIVSALLKPVSCCFVYQMHRERRAFLGPSQDHSAYQTIDSPEAPADLESRAHVPQGY